The genomic interval AGGAACCCAAAGTCCTTTAATGCCATTAACATGTGGTTCTATTTCTTTTAATTCTCCCTGATTGATTTTTTTAATGCCTTTAAGTCCATTTTCGATTCCTCTTGAGTAGATGTTTTCCAGAGGTTGAAATTCTTCCTGAGAAGTTGCAACAATTATTTTACCACACATATCGTGTGCAATATCATTTTTCCTACAGAAGTCCAGCATTAGATAGTATCCCTTTATGCAATTAATTGCCTTTAAACTTCCTGGTTTATAGTAGATTCCAGAATGTATTACACCGCTGTTATGACCCGTTTGATGTCTGGCAACACCGTCTTCCTTCTCCAATAAACAGAGCTTGATTGTAGGCTTTTGTTCTAATAATTGAAGGGCTGTGGCTAAACCTACAATTCCTCCACCAACTATAATTACATCGTATTTCATTCTTGTTGTTTTGATTCAATAGCTTTTCGAACACTGCCAAACTTTAAGAGCATATCCTTAGCCGTTGCATAGTCTACCCCAATTTCGTTCACGATCATCTTGGTACCTCTGTCAACTAGTTTGTCGTTGCTAAGCTGCATGTCCACCATTTTGTTTCCTTGAACTTTTCCGAGTTTAATCATCACCGATGTGGTAATCATATTTAGAACTAGTTTTTGTGCGGTACCAGCTTTCATACGTGTACTACCAGTAACGAATTCTGGTCCAACCACAACACTAATAGGGTACGATGCTACTTCGGCTAAAGGGGATTCATCATTACACGTAATACAGCCTGTAGTTATATTGCGTTCGTTACATTTTTCAAGTGCTCCGATAACATAAGGAGTTGTTCCTGAAGCTGCAATTCCAATTACTACATCTTTCTCATTTACTTCATGCATTAGTAAATCTTTCCACCCTTCTTCCCAGTCGTCTTCCGCGAATTCAACTGCTTTTCGAATAGCTGTATCTCCACCTGCTATAAGAGCAATAACTAAACCTTGTGGTACACCGAATGTCGGTGGGCATTCACTAGCGTCTACAATACCTAAACGTCCGGAGGTGCCTGCGCCTAAGTAAAATAGGCGACCACCATTTTTTAGTTTAAGAGTTATTTGGTCTACAATTTTTTCAATTTGAGGGATTTCTTTTTGAATGGATTCAGCAACAGTCTTGTCTTCTCTATTGATATTAGATAAGAGTTCATTCGTCGTCATTTTTTCTAAATGATCGTGGTTCGAAGGGGTTTCCGTTGTTTTTATTCCCATAGTTATACGTTAAATCTTTTTCCTCCCGTTTTTGAGTTTTCTATTAAAATAATAACCAAGTTTCATATCAAAAGAGAATGATCTAAACTTATTTTCCTTGAAAGTAACAGCAGCTGCATCTTGTCTTTCAGCTTTATTGAACTGATGCGTATAATTTGGCTGAAGGATAAGTACCATCTTGGTTTTAACGTACATGCTAATGCCTAAGCCCACATTACCACCAATATACCATGGGTTATATAATTTTAATTCTCTGTTTATTAGTTTGTCATCACTGAATTTCCCCGAACCATCTTCATCCAAAGAAAATGTTGCTATTTTCTCACTCACCAATCGACCTAGATGTAGACCCGTTGAAAATATTAAGCGCGACTTTTTATTTAATTCTTTGTGCCAATTAAACACTGCAGGAGTTTCGACATAAAAAGCGTTTAGTCTAACTAGTTTATCTGGTGCATCTGGGTATGTGAGTAC from Flavobacteriales bacterium carries:
- the murQ gene encoding N-acetylmuramic acid 6-phosphate etherase, with the translated sequence MGIKTTETPSNHDHLEKMTTNELLSNINREDKTVAESIQKEIPQIEKIVDQITLKLKNGGRLFYLGAGTSGRLGIVDASECPPTFGVPQGLVIALIAGGDTAIRKAVEFAEDDWEEGWKDLLMHEVNEKDVVIGIAASGTTPYVIGALEKCNERNITTGCITCNDESPLAEVASYPISVVVGPEFVTGSTRMKAGTAQKLVLNMITTSVMIKLGKVQGNKMVDMQLSNDKLVDRGTKMIVNEIGVDYATAKDMLLKFGSVRKAIESKQQE